The region TAGTCGGGCAGCCCCTCGCCCCGGTCGAGCCGTTCCTTGAGCTTGGCGTGCGCAATGTCGCGCGCCACAATCATCGGGCCGTTCAGAGACACGCGGGTACGCACCGGGTACTTCGACAAGGTGGCGCGAATCTCGTCCATCGGCCGCGACAGGTCGATCTCGACCACGTCGCTGGACAGGCGATCGGTGCGCACATCGGGGAGATAGGCCGCCGGATTGGTTTCCAGCGCCTCCAGGAACACGCCCTCGGCCGTGATCTTGCCCACCGCCTGCCGGTCGGCCGAACACGACACGCCGATGCCCACCGGGCAGCTCGCCCCATGGCGTGGCAGGCGAATCACCCGCACGTCGTGGCAGAAATACTTGCCGCCAAACTGGGCGCCCAGGCCCAGGCGGCGCGTCAGCTCCAAGATGGTAGCTTCCATTTCCAGATCGCGGAAGGCATGCCCCGCCTTGGAGCCCTGGGTCGGCAGGCCGTCCAGATAATGGGCGCTGGCCAGTTTGACCGCCTTCAGGCAGGTCTCGGCGCTGGTGCCGCCAATCACCACCGCGAGGTGGTAGGGCGGACAGGCGGCGGTGCCCAGGGTGCGGATCTGCTCGTCGGCAAAGCGCACCAGCGAGGCGGGATTCAGCAGGGCCTTGGTCTGCTGGTACAAGTACACCTTGTTGGCCGAGCCACCGCCCTTGGCCATGAACAGGAACTTGTAGGCGCTGCCCGGTGTGGCGTAGAGGTCGATCTGCGCCGGCAGGTTGTTGCCGGTGTTGACCTCCTCAAACATCGTCAGGGGGGCCATTTGGGAATAGCGCAGGTTGTTGTTGGCATACGCCCGCGCCACGCCCTCGGTCAGGGCGAGGGCGTCGGTTTCGCCGGAAAAGACCTGCTGGCCCTTTTTGCCCATGATGATCGCCGTGCCGGTGTCTTGGCACATGGGCAAGATGCCGCCGGCCGAGATGTTGGCGTTCTTGAGCAGTTCCAGCGCCACGAAGCGGTCGTTGGCCGAGGCCTCGGGGTCGTCGAAAATCGCGCGCACCTGGGCCAGATGGGCCGGGCGCAGCAAATGCGCGATATCGTGGAAGGCCTCCTCGGCCAGCACGGTGAGGGCCCGGGGCTCGACGACCACCACGGGCCGGCCCCGGAACGTATCCTGGCCCACCAAGCCGTCGGCCGCCTCAAGGCGCCGATAGGCCGTGGTGTCGGGGCTCAACGGAAACATTTCCGCGAAGGCGGGATCAATCATGCCACGGGCTCTCCCAGACAATAATAAACCATCCCCGGAGACCCTGTGGCCCCTGGGGATCAACACGACGGGGGCCTGGGATCAGGGCTTCTTGCGGAAGCGATCCAAGGTAATGACGTTGTTGGGATCGGTTGAGGGATCGGGAACGGCGGGCGCGGTGCCACTATCGGGGGTCTCCGAGGGCTCGTCCTCCGACCCTTCTTCCTCGACCCCGTCATCCAAGGTGACGTGGAACTGCAAGCCGAAGGTGGCATGCGGGTCGGCAAAGGCCGTCACCGACTCGAAAGGAACCTCAAGGCGCTCGCGCCGTCCCCCAAAGGACAGGCTGACCACAAAGCCCTCCTCGTTCACCGCCAGATCCCAGAACTGGTTTTGCAAGACGATGGTCATGGCGTCGGGGTGCTGGCTTTTGAGACGCGGCGGGACCACGGCGCCCGGGTGATCGGTGCGAAACGTGATGTAGAAGTGGTGCTGCCCTGGCAAACCCTGGCGTTCCGTCACCAAAAGGGCCTCGCGCATGACACCGCGAAGGGCTCGTTCGACCATTTGGTCATAGGCGAATTGGGTGATCCGGTCTTCCACAGGCGCTCCTTGGGTCCCCTGGTCATGCCATGGGTCCGTCGGGGGCGCGGCCGGCTCATCCGGCCCGGGCGCCAGCGTCACGTCGGACCCCGGCACAGCATAGCGTCTGGGTCCGCGAGCGCAACCAAGCTCATGCAAGACGTCGTGCGTTTTGCGCATGGGCCGCCCTTCCCGCTGCATGCCGACTTATTTATGGGCACGATCAGGGCGTCCTTTCCGCAAGGTCACGCCACGCGCTGGCCCCCCGCGCGAGGACCGGCGCCGCACCATGCTTGGAAAAGGAACAGAGAAAGGAAGTGGGGGGGCTTCTGTTGCCCGGTGCCCCCCCGAACCGCGCTTACGGTGTTTTACGCCGCAGCGGCAAGTTCAACGTTGTCGTTGGCACTTGTCAGAGTTGGCCCGATAACGGTGGGTACCATGCCGAACACAGCTCAGGCCTTTACCACGCACGTCGATCCTATTTCGCCCCCAGATCCCGCCCGAAAGCCGGAAATGGTGGAGGCGCCGGGTACCGCCCCCGGGTCCGCAACGCTTATTCCGCGTGAGGTTTAGTGTCATAGCCGGCTTGCACCGGCCCCATCCATATAAGGGGCAAACGACGCTTTGGGAAGAGGCTTTGGCCAGGGCCTTGTCAAGGAAGGGGGCGCGAGAGATCGGGAAGGCTGGGCAGGTGCGGCTGCCGCTCGTTCAAGGCCGGTTCGGGCCGTAACCATCGCGCAGGCGCTCGAGACACTCCTTGGCTGCCACGAGGTCACCCGCCTTCAGTAAACGCTCCAGGTCCTCCAGGCTGTCTCGCAGATCCAAGGGGGGCTCGCTGGCCTCCATGACCGGGCGAAGAATCCAGCCGCTTTCGTGTTCCAAGGTCTCGCTGGACTGGAGGGAGCGGCGATCCAAGGCAATGACATGCCGAGGCTCG is a window of Pararhodospirillum photometricum DSM 122 DNA encoding:
- a CDS encoding fumarate hydratase — encoded protein: MIDPAFAEMFPLSPDTTAYRRLEAADGLVGQDTFRGRPVVVVEPRALTVLAEEAFHDIAHLLRPAHLAQVRAIFDDPEASANDRFVALELLKNANISAGGILPMCQDTGTAIIMGKKGQQVFSGETDALALTEGVARAYANNNLRYSQMAPLTMFEEVNTGNNLPAQIDLYATPGSAYKFLFMAKGGGSANKVYLYQQTKALLNPASLVRFADEQIRTLGTAACPPYHLAVVIGGTSAETCLKAVKLASAHYLDGLPTQGSKAGHAFRDLEMEATILELTRRLGLGAQFGGKYFCHDVRVIRLPRHGASCPVGIGVSCSADRQAVGKITAEGVFLEALETNPAAYLPDVRTDRLSSDVVEIDLSRPMDEIRATLSKYPVRTRVSLNGPMIVARDIAHAKLKERLDRGEGLPDYFKNMAVYYAGPAKTPANYASGSFGPTTAGRMDAYVDLFQSHGGSMVMIAKGNRSTAVTEACHKHGGFYLGSIGGAAAQLALTSIRKVEVLEYPELGMEAIWRIEVKDFPAFIIVDDKGNDFFKQL
- a CDS encoding SspB family protein translates to MEDRITQFAYDQMVERALRGVMREALLVTERQGLPGQHHFYITFRTDHPGAVVPPRLKSQHPDAMTIVLQNQFWDLAVNEEGFVVSLSFGGRRERLEVPFESVTAFADPHATFGLQFHVTLDDGVEEEGSEDEPSETPDSGTAPAVPDPSTDPNNVITLDRFRKKP